A window of the Teredinibacter franksiae genome harbors these coding sequences:
- a CDS encoding tryptophan halogenase family protein: protein MNETVQRKIIIVGGGTSGWMTAALMVRLLDQDKFSICLIESEQLGTVGVGEATIPPIREFNYLLGIDEAEFLKETSATYKLGIKFEGWGTAQSSYLHSFGVHGRKLDGISFHHYWLKARQYSQTTPPFDGFALPGRMAKNNTFCYPEHNNSNLHTHSYAYHFDAVRYALFLRRWSEGKGVIRQEGQVEQVILDAEDGSISQLRMTDGSEHAADLFIDCSGFKSLLLGEALGVGYEDWSQWLPCNKALAMRTSLECAPAPYTLSSAKSAGWQWKIPLQTRMGNGLVYASDFISDERAEHHFTADCSGTPEASIRTFNFTAGRRKKSWEKNCIAIGLSSGFLEPLESTSIYLIQAAIYKLMELFPLDGHAHSERDEFNRGMATEYERIRDFLILHYKLNRREDSDFWRYCANMSVPDSLQHKMALFRDTGAIIEYDEGSFAEPSWLAVYLGQGYYPNNVHPLIERYSIKQLDSVLFDMTSELDACMSNASNPQEVLAKVISGEKIISRQPVTGMYGS, encoded by the coding sequence GTGAACGAAACAGTCCAAAGAAAAATTATTATAGTGGGCGGTGGAACGTCTGGCTGGATGACTGCGGCGTTAATGGTCCGATTACTTGACCAAGACAAGTTTTCCATTTGTTTGATTGAGTCCGAACAACTCGGGACCGTGGGGGTGGGCGAAGCTACAATACCCCCTATTCGCGAATTTAATTATCTTTTGGGTATAGATGAAGCCGAGTTTTTAAAAGAAACGAGTGCTACATACAAATTGGGCATTAAGTTCGAGGGTTGGGGTACTGCGCAGTCGAGTTACCTGCATTCGTTTGGTGTTCACGGCCGCAAACTTGATGGTATTAGTTTCCACCACTACTGGTTGAAGGCCAGGCAATATAGCCAAACTACACCGCCTTTTGATGGTTTTGCACTGCCAGGCCGTATGGCTAAAAACAACACCTTTTGCTACCCCGAGCATAACAACTCAAATCTACACACGCATTCCTATGCCTATCATTTTGACGCCGTTCGTTACGCACTCTTTTTGCGTAGGTGGAGCGAAGGCAAAGGGGTTATTCGCCAGGAAGGGCAAGTTGAACAGGTTATTCTGGATGCCGAAGACGGCAGTATAAGCCAGCTACGCATGACCGATGGCAGTGAGCATGCCGCCGATCTGTTTATCGATTGTTCAGGGTTTAAATCGTTATTATTAGGCGAGGCTCTTGGGGTTGGCTATGAGGATTGGAGTCAATGGTTGCCTTGCAACAAAGCCTTGGCCATGCGAACTTCGTTAGAGTGTGCACCTGCGCCCTATACTCTTTCAAGTGCAAAATCGGCGGGGTGGCAGTGGAAAATTCCGTTGCAGACCCGTATGGGGAATGGTTTGGTTTACGCCTCTGATTTTATCAGCGACGAACGCGCGGAGCATCATTTTACCGCTGATTGTAGTGGTACGCCCGAAGCTTCAATTCGAACCTTTAACTTTACCGCGGGGCGGCGTAAAAAAAGCTGGGAAAAAAACTGTATCGCAATTGGTCTTTCCTCCGGTTTTTTAGAGCCGTTAGAATCGACAAGTATTTATCTCATTCAGGCGGCTATCTACAAGTTGATGGAGTTATTTCCTCTGGATGGCCATGCGCATAGCGAGCGAGATGAATTTAATCGTGGCATGGCGACTGAATATGAACGCATTCGTGATTTCCTGATTTTGCACTACAAGTTAAATCGTCGGGAAGACAGTGATTTTTGGCGTTATTGCGCCAATATGAGTGTGCCGGATAGCCTTCAGCATAAGATGGCGTTGTTTAGAGATACAGGAGCAATTATTGAATACGATGAAGGCTCTTTTGCCGAACCTAGCTGGCTCGCGGTTTACCTTGGACAAGGTTATTATCCAAATAATGTACACCCGCTAATTGAGCGCTACTCCATAAAGCAACTGGATAGCGTGCTTTTCGATATGACCAGTGAATTGGATGCATGCATGAGCAATGCTTCGAATCCACAGGAAGTTTTAGCCAAGGTGATAAGCGGCGAAAAAATAATTAGCCGCCAGCCGGTAACCGGCATGTACGGAAGTTGA